The segment TGGGGGTGGAGTATTTTTGTTGGAAACACCATGGGGCTATTGCCGAAAAACGACAAGGCACCTTTTGAGGTAATTGCTAATTTTGACTATGCACCTAAAAATAATCTTTTTTGTTGTCCGATTGCAATTGATGTCGGTGGTATAACTTCCAGTGGAGGGGCAACCTCTCCAAATGGAACAACGAATTATGCTCCCATCGGTGAGAACACAGGTCAGCTTGGTAAACGCGGAAAAGGAGGTTGGGGATATATGGAACATGGCGGTCTTCAAGATCTGATGATTCCCAAGAAAATAAGTATGATCCGAGGTGGTACGACCATAATGCTGGAACTGCCGTATGCCGGGGTATGGGGTACGCCAGGAACAGGAGGCTCGGGCTATATACTTGATGCTAACGCGATCACTACAAACAACATGGGAATAGATGGAGGTGGCAGTTCAGGTGGCGGCAGGGAACATCGGAAAAAATTAGGAGTGTCTCATGGAGGAAATTTAAATTATCTGCGCAGCGACATGAGTGTTTACAGCATGAGCCACCATGCCACATGGGACGTAACGGAGTTTAAATTCAAATAAGAAGCAGCAGTTGCCGCTGTTGGTTGGTGTGACCCGATACCAGCGTGAGCTGATAGAAATTTACCGCAAACTCAAGCGGCTGTAGCGGATCGAATTTTTGTCCGTCAATCCGTTTGCGGCCGCCAAATATGCCGCATACGGCAGACAATTTACGTTCATCGCTGAAAATTATGAAACAGAAAATGTTTCCGGCAGGTTCTCCCTCAAAAGTTCCCAGGAACACGCTGGCTTGAAATGGCTGAATCGATATTTCCATCGTTTTTAAAACAAACAAGAAAAAAGAAAAAAGAAAATGAAACGTTTGGGTATGCTTGGTATGCTGGCTGCAATTCTGGCTACAGGTTGTCCTGTATTTGCCATTCCCGGTAATATTCAGGAGTGGAAAGTTGCGACGCTCTTCAATGGTGTAAGCGTCCAGCTCCGGTTGAACCGCACGACTGATCCGGCGATCTACGCAAAAAACAATTTTGCCGGAAACATTCGCGTTCTGAAAGACAAAAAGCCACTAACTGGAGCAAAACTGACTCAGGAATCCGAGCGTGTGCGGATTTATAAATTCGATTCCTGTCCCGAAGTTACGTTCCGGTTTGAAATGGATGCCGACAACTACATCCATTGCGAATTGCTCAACACTGGAGCAACGCCGCTCTCGATCGAAATCGCGCTCAATCTCACCAATATCGGAGCCGACAAACTTTGGTACAATGACAAAAAAATCGGTCTGAATACGCGTGGTCTGGGCGATGTCAAGTCGCTAATGTTCTTCAAAGGCGATGCCAAAAAACAGTTCGAATTCAAAGTCGACGATGGAACGGACGGCCGAATGTATGTCAGTGGCAAATACTTCACGATGACGCTGAATCCCGGAGCTAACGGAAAAATCAGTTTTACTATCGTTCCCGGGTTTTCCCGCTGACGTAGGGAGAAACAAAAGGTAAGAATATGCCTAAAATTCATTTTTTATTGGGAATCTGCGGATTGATCTCCATTGCCGCCGGAGCCGCAGATTATGAGGCCTATGCGCCGCCCTTCAACTCCGGTAAAGCAGTCCGGAAAAGCGTTAGTAAGCTGGAAAAAGGTAAGGTCGTAGCAACTTTCAAAGGCAGTGCGGTAGCTCTCCGTTGTTTTATCAGCGGCGCACCAACTTTCTTCTCGGCTGACGGGAAAATCCGTTTCGGCGGAATCGTGTTGCAGTACAACCGCAAGGCGGTCAATGGAATCCGGCCGGAAGGTGTCGATAACGATGAGTTCACCTATACGTATACCGATACTCCCGGCATTTCACAGAACTTCAAACTGCAAAACGATGGCAAAGTTCTTTCGACACTTAAAGCGCCTTCGGCCACAGCCATGAGCAGCTGTCGGTATGAGATGGCACTGCGGTATGAACTTTGCAGCGGAACCAAGGTACAGTTTGATGACCAGACATTCCTGTTGCCGCCATTCAAAGAGGGCGCAAATTTTTCCAAAAAACTTTTTAACGGTAACTGCAAAACGATTACGTTCAATCCAGATGAACCAAAGCGGCAGTTCTCAATCACGTTCCTTGAACCGGCGCGTGTTTCCGCCACGAATTCCGGCGGTAACTATTCGCTGTGGATCACCGTTGTCCCGACGGGCAAGACAGATACGTTCCGGTATGAACTGAATCCGGGCATGGTCACTGTTGCAGATGAAACAGCCGATACGGCTTCCGACCGTTATCTCACCAAAGTGGGAAAATATGATTTCTGGCGCGAAGACCGTCTGCGTCTGCCCGATCGCGCAGGACGGCGCAATTTGCTTTCCAACAGCTCTTTTGAACTGGGATTCCAGAACTGGTGGTTTGAAAACGCTGCCGGTGACGTGAGCCGTGAAGTCTGGGAGACCAAGCCCGTCGGCATCGATAAAAATGAGGCCTTTGCCGGCACGAATTCGCTCCGCATCCTTTCCGATCAGCGGCGGGCAGGGCTCCGTCAGATCATTTCCGCCCATGCGGTCCTCCTCGAACCCGGTATATATACGGTCAGTTTTTACGCAAAGACCGACCACCCCGGTAAACAGACGATCGAACTCAACAACCGCATGATGGCGCCGGGCAAAAACATCTGGCAGAGTGACACCATCAATATCGCCGCTTTTAAGCCGACTGCCGAGTGGAAACGTTATGAACGCACCATCGACATCAAAGTCACACAGCCGCACTATTTTTCACTCTCCGCAAAATCCAACGAACCAGCGGTCTGTCATATCGATGCCATTCAG is part of the Victivallis lenta genome and harbors:
- a CDS encoding prepilin-type N-terminal cleavage/methylation domain-containing protein — translated: MKRERKTFTLIELLVVIAIITILAAMLLPALNKARLRAKIISCTNNLKSIGSGISFYNADNDDFMPPHQKRWGWSIFVGNTMGLLPKNDKAPFEVIANFDYAPKNNLFCCPIAIDVGGITSSGGATSPNGTTNYAPIGENTGQLGKRGKGGWGYMEHGGLQDLMIPKKISMIRGGTTIMLELPYAGVWGTPGTGGSGYILDANAITTNNMGIDGGGSSGGGREHRKKLGVSHGGNLNYLRSDMSVYSMSHHATWDVTEFKFK